In the Sus scrofa isolate TJ Tabasco breed Duroc chromosome 6, Sscrofa11.1, whole genome shotgun sequence genome, one interval contains:
- the CABYR gene encoding calcium-binding tyrosine phosphorylation-regulated protein isoform 2 (isoform 2 is encoded by transcript variant 2), with the protein MISSKPRLVIPYGLKTLLEGVSRAILKTNPPNITQFAAVYFKELIVFREGNNSLDIKDLVKQFHQTKVEKWSEGRAQEKKLEGVKEPERTPVVSQEPKRMEKSTDTEEDNITLPQFSNKTTQFPSVHAELLSDPEDATEVAHGPSKPTTPKNATPPSSPPPAAVSPEFAYVPADPAQFAAQMLAIAAGEAGQPPPYSNTWTLYCLTDMNQPSRPSPPPAPGPFPHAALYLSNSKDPQFLQHPPKVTSPTYVMVDDSKKTGAPPFILVGSTVQEAQDWKPVPGHAIGSQPDALKRYAAVQVPIAVPADPKFQKHTPNSQNASPPPSGHDVPRPQSPVFLSVAFPVEDVAKKGSGSGDKRTPFGSYGIAGEITVTTAHVRRAET; encoded by the exons ATGATTTCTTCAAAGCCCAGACTTGTCATACCTTATGGCCTCAAGACTCTGCTTGAGGGAGTTAGCAGAGCCATTCTCAAAACCAATCCACCAAACATCACCCAGTTTGCAGCAGTTTATTTCAAAGAACTTATTGTATTTAGAGAAG GAAATAATTCTCTGGATATAAAAGATCTGGTTAAACAATTTCATCAGACTAAAG TGGAGAAGTGGTCAGAAGGAAGGGCACAAGAGAAGAAACTAGAAGGTGTGAAAGAACCAGAAAGAACACCTGTGGTTTCCCAGGAACCTAAACGGATGGAAAAATCTACGGACACAGAGGAGGACAACATCACATTACCGCAGTTTAGCAACAAAACCACTCAGTTCCCATCAGTTCACGCTGAGCTGCTCTCAGACCCTGAGGACGCGACAGAAGTAGCTCACGGTCCTTCGAAACCGACCACCCCGAAGAATGCCACCCCACCCTCATCACCGCCGCCAGCAGCCGTGTCACCTGAGTTTGCCTATGTCCCCGCTGACCCGGCTCAGTTTGCTGCCCAGATGTTAG caataGCAGCAGGCGAAGCAGGACAGCCACCACCATATTCTAACACGTGGACCCTTTATTGTCTAACTGACATGAATCAGCCAAGTCGCCCTTCACCGCCACCTGCACCTGGGCCTTTCCCCCACGCAGCCCTCTATTTATCTAACTCTAAGGATCCACAGTTTCTGCAGCATCCACCGAAAGTTACTTCTCCAACTTATGTGATGGTGGACGACAGCAAGAAGACCGGTGCCCCGCCCTTTATTTTGGTAGGCTCCACCGTTCAGGAGGCACAGGATTGGAAACCTGTCCCTGGACATGCTATTGGTTCTCAGCCAGATGCCTTGAAGAGATACGCTGCAGTACAAGTGCCCATTGCTGTTCCTGCAGATCCGAAATTCCAGAAAcataccccaaactcccagaatGCTAGTCCTCCTCCAAGTGGACACGATGTCCCCAGACCACAAAGCCCagttttcctttctgttgctTTCCCGGTAGAAGATGTAGCCAAAaagggttcaggatctggtgacAAACGTACTCCCTTTGGAAGTTACGGTATTGCTGGAGAAATAACCGTGACTACTGCTCATGTTCGCAGAGCAGAAACATAA
- the CABYR gene encoding calcium-binding tyrosine phosphorylation-regulated protein isoform 1 (isoform 1 is encoded by transcript variant 1; The RefSeq protein has 1 substitution compared to this genomic sequence) produces MISSKPRLVIPYGLKTLLEGVSRAILKTNPPNITQFAAVYFKELIVFREGNNSLDIKDLVKQFHQTKVEKWSEGRAQEKKLEGVKEPERTPVVSQEPKRMEKSTDTEEDNITLPQFSNKTTQFPSVHAELLSDPEDATEVAHGPSKPTTPKNATPPSSPPPAAVSPEFAYVPADPAQFAAQMLGNVSPVHSDQSDILMVDVATSMPVLSEEMLSSEAAEDTVVATPTVYSRGMVALQVLSQTSVRVDLGSDTTDDKAESPTASSFPLQVEQEPPVYDQAPEVPLQADIEVTSTMHIASIYKDEPVIEGVPYVEQTPEHIVTPFSDHVARPKGNEQSPPLSPILAVGKTASGVSEKSWGSTKFVQLESAKDDSSVESYVEADGATKAVSAENSMHLEVEISALVPGSTGQEESWANPAAQETEVKPAFSGELPQ; encoded by the exons ATGATTTCTTCAAAGCCCAGACTTGTCATACCTTATGGCCTCAAGACTCTGCTTGAGGGAGTTAGCAGAGCCATTCTCAAAACCAATCCACCAAACATCACCCAGTTTGCAGCAGTTTATTTCAAAGAACTTATTGTATTTAGAGAAG GAAATAATTCTCTGGATATAAAAGATCTGGTTAAACAATTTCATCAGACTAAAG TGGAGAAGTGGTCAGAAGGAAGGGCACAAGAGAAGAAACTAGAAGGTGTGAAAGAACCAGAAAGAACACCTGTGGTTTCCCAGGAACCTAAACGGATGGAAAAATCTACGGACACAGAGGAGGACAACATCACATTACCGCAGTTTAGCAACAAAACCACTCAGTTCCCATCAGTTCACGCTGAGCTGCTCTCAGACCCTGAGGACGCGACAGAAGTAGCTCACGGTCCTTCGAAACCGACCACCCCGAAGAATGCCACCCCACCCTCATCACCGCCGCCAGCAGCCGTGTCACCTGAGTTTGCCTATGTCCCCGCTGACCCGGCTCAGTTTGCTGCCCAGATGTTAGGTAATGTTTCACCTGTTCATTCTGATCAATCTGACATTTTAATGGTGGATGTGGCAACAAGTATGCCTGTTCTTTCCGAGGAGATGCTGAGCTCAGAGGTTGCTGAAGATACCGTGGTGGCCACTCCTACTGTGTACTCTCGAGGGATGGTGGCGCTGCAGGTTCTGAGCCAAACATCTGTCCGTGTAGATTTGGGTTCTGACACTACAGACGATAAGGCTGAATCACCAACggcttcctccttccccttgcaGGTTGAACAAGAACCTCCTGTTTATGATCAAGCTCCTGAGGTCCCTTTGCAGGCTGACATTGAGGTGACATCCACCATGCACATAGCATCTATCTATAAGGATGAGCCTGTGATCGAAGGAGTTCCTTATGTCGAGCAAACACCAGAACACATAGTTACCCCTTTTTCTGATCACGTGGCTCGTCCAAAAGGAAACGAGCAGTCACCACCTCTCAGTCCCATACTTGCAGTAGGCAAGACAGCCTCGGGTGTGTCTGAAAAATCTTGGGGTTCCACAAAATTTGTGCAGTTGGAGAGCGCCAAAGATGACTCCTCAGTGGAGTCATACGTGGAGGCAGACGGCGCTACTAAAGCAGTGAGCGCTGAGAACTCCATGCACCTGGAAGTGGAGATCTCTGCGCTCGTCCCTGGCAGCACCGGGCAGGAGGAGTCGTGGGCCAACCCCGCAGCCCAGGAGACGGAGGTCAAACCTGCGTTCTCGGGGGAGCTGCCGCAGTAG